One stretch of Pseudomonas fragi DNA includes these proteins:
- a CDS encoding fimbria/pilus outer membrane usher protein — protein sequence MLRLRMCAFARRIKCWSTLTAAAAGLATTAVHAEYSFDSSFLEIGGGNASSEVAEQVKAMSQGQLPGIYRVDLSVDDRLVEQRDLHFVRETASQVSTPNGLFPCFSLQALTDLGVDPTRLKNADISTDNCVYFNRDLTGVTYDYDFNKQHLSLQVPQAYIGSVPFETRRKTWSDGEQVAFANYSFSGSNYENQFGSRQSQFGSVHSGFNSGAWRFRNFSTWQKGTNVDGSWKSVDTYVQRDLGNLMAIATVGESATDSDLFDTISYRGVGIASDLDMLPDDARNFAPVVRGVANGRSLVTLRQRGYVISEQWVPSGPFALKNLYSTAGNGDIEVTIEGPNGERQVYIQSFASVPYMLREGQQSYAVTAGQYRPAEGAQNSPKPSFVQGTYRRGLTEGTTLFGGSIVSEQYTSALLGFAHDFAGFGAISLDVTHAISEDMGTDAKTLSGQSYRFRYSKSIDLTDTSFSLIGYRYSTSGYYSFNEAINARSNNSLVPYVDETLSNSAAFSPYLTGHMKSSFTANVSQQFGTWGGMYANLTKTDYWNRAKSNTSIQLGYSFSIASASYNLGLSQNSGMGDDIRSVSLSVSLPLGNPGSSSRIGLSTNQDSAGNASRNATFSGSQLQDDALSYNLGINQQISDEDRVLGGSVAARYNAANAIWHGSYNKDQNTRQMDYGVEGGVVAIRNTVMFTQPLGETNIIVATPGAADVGVLTKSGIKTNGSGYTIIPSAQPYRKNKVSLNTDSLSDNTDIANLVQEVTPNRGAFVLANFETHNGRRLLVSVSSSTGKPAPFAAEAQLYDLKGTLLSSAMVADKGRVFMTGVPDKARLLINVNGQPWCAKDLDLNTYNLSETGIGQLHIRCDALSPDTQGTPDA from the coding sequence ATGCTGCGATTGCGCATGTGCGCCTTCGCGCGCCGAATAAAGTGCTGGAGCACGCTCACCGCTGCTGCTGCGGGCCTTGCAACCACCGCCGTGCATGCTGAATACAGCTTCGATTCATCCTTTCTGGAAATTGGCGGCGGCAACGCTTCGAGCGAAGTGGCCGAGCAGGTAAAAGCCATGAGCCAGGGTCAACTGCCGGGGATCTACCGGGTTGACCTGTCAGTGGACGACCGGCTTGTGGAGCAGCGCGACCTGCACTTTGTGCGAGAAACCGCAAGCCAGGTCTCGACCCCCAATGGTCTGTTCCCCTGCTTCAGCCTTCAGGCCCTGACGGATTTGGGGGTTGACCCCACACGCCTGAAAAACGCCGACATCAGCACTGACAACTGCGTGTACTTCAACCGTGACCTTACCGGCGTCACCTACGATTACGACTTCAACAAGCAGCATTTGAGCCTGCAGGTTCCCCAGGCGTATATCGGCAGCGTGCCGTTTGAAACCCGGCGCAAGACCTGGAGCGATGGCGAGCAGGTGGCCTTCGCCAACTACAGTTTTTCCGGCAGCAACTACGAGAACCAGTTCGGCAGCCGCCAATCCCAGTTCGGCAGTGTTCATAGCGGGTTCAACAGCGGCGCCTGGCGCTTTCGCAATTTCTCGACCTGGCAAAAAGGCACTAACGTCGACGGCAGCTGGAAATCGGTGGACACCTATGTCCAGCGCGACCTGGGCAACCTGATGGCCATTGCCACGGTGGGTGAGAGCGCCACCGACAGCGATCTGTTCGACACCATCTCTTACCGCGGCGTGGGGATCGCTTCTGATCTGGACATGCTGCCCGATGATGCGCGTAATTTTGCCCCCGTAGTGCGTGGGGTTGCCAACGGCCGCTCGCTGGTGACATTGCGCCAGCGCGGTTATGTCATCAGTGAACAGTGGGTGCCATCAGGCCCGTTCGCCCTCAAGAACCTGTACTCGACCGCGGGCAACGGCGATATCGAAGTCACCATCGAAGGCCCCAATGGCGAGCGCCAGGTCTACATCCAGTCATTTGCCTCTGTGCCTTACATGTTGCGTGAAGGCCAGCAAAGCTACGCCGTGACCGCAGGCCAGTATCGCCCGGCAGAAGGCGCGCAGAATTCGCCCAAGCCCAGTTTTGTACAAGGCACCTATCGTCGTGGCCTGACCGAGGGCACCACGCTGTTCGGCGGCAGCATCGTCAGCGAACAATACACATCGGCGCTGCTTGGCTTTGCCCACGATTTTGCCGGCTTTGGTGCCATTTCCCTGGACGTGACCCATGCCATCAGCGAAGACATGGGCACAGACGCCAAAACGCTGTCGGGCCAGTCATATCGCTTCCGGTACTCCAAATCCATCGACCTGACCGATACCAGCTTCAGCCTGATTGGCTATCGCTACTCCACCAGCGGTTACTACAGTTTCAACGAGGCGATCAACGCACGCTCCAACAACTCGCTCGTGCCCTATGTCGATGAAACTTTGAGCAACAGTGCGGCGTTTTCACCGTATTTGACCGGCCATATGAAAAGCAGCTTTACCGCCAACGTATCGCAACAATTCGGTACCTGGGGCGGCATGTACGCCAACCTGACCAAAACCGATTACTGGAACCGGGCCAAGAGCAATACCTCCATTCAGTTGGGCTACAGCTTCAGTATTGCCAGCGCCTCCTACAACCTGGGGCTGTCTCAGAACAGCGGTATGGGCGACGACATCCGCAGCGTGTCGCTGAGCGTCAGCCTGCCGCTGGGCAACCCGGGCAGCAGCAGCCGGATCGGCCTGAGCACCAACCAGGACTCCGCCGGCAATGCCAGCCGCAATGCCACCTTCAGCGGCTCGCAACTGCAGGACGATGCCCTGTCGTACAACCTGGGCATCAATCAGCAGATCAGTGACGAAGACCGCGTGCTCGGCGGCTCGGTGGCGGCCCGCTACAACGCGGCCAATGCCATTTGGCACGGTTCCTATAACAAGGATCAGAACACCCGGCAGATGGACTATGGCGTGGAGGGTGGCGTGGTTGCCATCCGCAATACCGTGATGTTCACCCAGCCATTGGGCGAGACCAACATCATTGTCGCCACCCCCGGCGCCGCCGATGTGGGCGTGCTGACCAAGAGCGGGATCAAGACCAACGGCAGTGGCTACACGATTATTCCCTCGGCGCAGCCGTACCGCAAAAACAAGGTATCGCTCAACACTGACTCACTGTCGGACAACACCGACATTGCCAACCTGGTACAGGAAGTCACCCCCAATCGTGGTGCCTTTGTCCTGGCCAACTTCGAAACCCATAACGGCCGCCGCCTGCTGGTCAGCGTCAGCTCAAGCACTGGCAAGCCCGCCCCTTTCGCCGCCGAAGCGCAGCTGTATGACCTCAAGGGCACGCTGCTGAGCAGCGCGATGGTAGCCGACAAGGGCCGGGTATTTATGACTGGCGTGCCGGACAAGGCGCGGCTGCTGATCAACGTCAACGGCCAGCCTTGGTGCGCCAAGGACCTGGACCTGAACACCTACAACCTGTCAGAGACCGGCATCGGGCAACTGCACATTCGTTGCGATGCCCTATCGCCAGACACTCAAGGTACTCCCGATGCATGA
- a CDS encoding fimbrial protein, translated as MKLSVTLAATLFAGLLSATANAATDTVTINLSGTLTRPPCTLTSSKTLTANFGSLRYDQVADAPLIDIPLTMTCPANSVLAVSILAARTIQGSTTQASTGKANLGYSLLWNSDSTAANVTGVKRNLTNQSGTVDLSMKAKLIAQGALTEGAFSTSAVISIEYL; from the coding sequence ATGAAATTATCCGTAACGCTGGCCGCAACACTGTTCGCAGGCCTGCTCAGCGCAACCGCCAACGCCGCAACAGACACCGTGACCATCAACCTGAGCGGAACCCTGACCCGCCCGCCCTGCACCCTGACCAGCAGCAAGACGCTGACCGCCAACTTCGGCAGCCTGCGCTATGACCAGGTGGCCGATGCCCCGCTGATCGACATCCCCCTCACCATGACCTGCCCGGCCAACTCGGTGCTGGCGGTGAGCATTCTGGCAGCCCGCACGATTCAGGGCTCAACCACACAGGCCTCAACGGGCAAGGCCAATCTGGGTTATTCATTGCTCTGGAACAGCGACAGCACGGCCGCCAACGTTACCGGGGTCAAACGTAACCTGACCAACCAGAGCGGTACGGTCGACCTGAGCATGAAAGCAAAGTTGATTGCCCAGGGCGCACTGACCGAGGGTGCATTCAGCACCTCGGCCGTTATCAGTATCGAGTACCTGTGA
- a CDS encoding fimbrial protein has translation MLARVSLWVALLSTAALLLSPASCAEDAARIEVVGTLIKPPCTANFPASQSVDIPKTNLNSLNSDITGWTDVSLDFQCIKGSQVHLRFSAGNGAFDSSTLRTTLDRLGLKTRLSDMTSTLKVIDLKLGEQLIFPVEETRLKLQLSVRPVKTGEELPAIGSYSSTLLMEIIYL, from the coding sequence ATGCTAGCCAGAGTGAGCCTGTGGGTGGCGCTGCTGTCCACCGCCGCACTGCTGCTCAGCCCGGCCAGCTGCGCAGAGGATGCGGCCCGGATAGAGGTGGTCGGCACCCTGATAAAACCGCCCTGCACGGCTAATTTCCCGGCCTCGCAAAGCGTGGATATCCCCAAGACAAACCTCAACTCGCTGAACTCGGACATCACCGGCTGGACCGATGTCAGCCTGGACTTCCAATGCATCAAGGGCAGCCAGGTACACCTGCGTTTCAGCGCCGGCAATGGTGCTTTTGACAGCAGCACACTGCGCACCACACTCGACAGGCTGGGGCTGAAAACCCGCCTGAGCGACATGACCAGTACATTGAAAGTGATTGACTTGAAGCTGGGCGAGCAATTGATCTTCCCGGTTGAAGAAACGCGGCTCAAGCTCCAGCTCTCTGTGCGGCCGGTCAAGACCGGGGAGGAACTGCCCGCAATCGGCAGTTACAGCTCAACGCTATTGATGGAAATAATCTATCTGTGA
- a CDS encoding response regulator: MPQMKVLLADDHPIVLMGVREIIERDPRFKVVGEAMSSSELIDKISLLKPDVIITDYNMPGDDQYGDGTRLVEYLRRHFPEPKVLILTVITNAQVLTWLYELGISGVISKSAGLEQILVALDAFYRQGHYQQDQPQGGLSEDTDDLSQRLSQLTVKEFEVLRLFSTGVSVGDVAQSLNRSIKTISTLKVSAMRKLNVDNDQALLILCVKANLFA; the protein is encoded by the coding sequence ATGCCGCAAATGAAAGTCTTATTGGCCGACGACCATCCGATTGTGTTGATGGGCGTGCGTGAAATCATTGAGCGTGACCCGCGCTTCAAGGTTGTGGGTGAAGCAATGAGTTCGTCCGAGTTGATCGACAAGATTTCGTTGCTCAAGCCTGACGTGATTATTACCGACTACAACATGCCAGGTGATGATCAATACGGTGATGGCACCCGCCTGGTGGAATACCTGCGCCGGCATTTCCCCGAACCCAAGGTGTTGATCCTGACCGTTATAACCAATGCCCAAGTGCTGACCTGGCTGTATGAGCTGGGTATCAGCGGTGTCATTTCAAAGAGCGCTGGGCTTGAGCAGATCCTGGTGGCGCTGGACGCGTTCTATCGCCAGGGGCACTACCAGCAGGACCAGCCGCAAGGTGGCTTGAGTGAAGATACCGATGACCTTTCGCAAAGGCTCAGCCAGTTGACGGTCAAGGAGTTTGAGGTCCTGCGTCTGTTCTCTACGGGGGTGAGTGTGGGCGATGTTGCGCAGAGCCTGAACCGCAGCATTAAAACCATCAGCACCCTGAAGGTTTCGGCGATGCGCAAACTCAATGTCGACAATGATCAGGCGCTGCTGATCTTGTGCGTCAAGGCCAATCTGTTTGCCTGA
- a CDS encoding response regulator has product MRELKVVIADDHPVVLLGLREMIQRDEYFTLAGEALSSSQLVEQLQLHQPELLITDFNMPGDDIYGDGLQLIEYIIEHFPGVKILVLTVMSNHLIISRLLELGVAGVIAKSHIREEIGKALSALANDRGYAPPAAAAISVVTNPKVIDERFSTLSPREVEVLRLFVAGNSVGDIARQLNRSVKTVSTQKVAAMQKLEVLNDHALLTYCIKADPFE; this is encoded by the coding sequence ATGCGCGAATTAAAGGTAGTGATTGCCGACGATCATCCGGTGGTATTGCTGGGGCTTCGGGAGATGATCCAGCGCGATGAGTATTTCACCCTGGCAGGTGAGGCACTGAGTTCGTCGCAGTTGGTCGAGCAGTTGCAGTTGCATCAACCTGAACTGCTGATTACTGATTTCAATATGCCCGGCGATGACATCTATGGCGACGGGCTGCAACTGATCGAGTACATCATTGAGCATTTTCCCGGGGTCAAGATCCTGGTGCTGACCGTCATGAGCAATCATCTGATTATCTCGCGCTTGCTGGAGCTGGGCGTGGCGGGCGTGATTGCTAAAAGCCATATTCGCGAAGAAATAGGCAAGGCCCTGAGTGCGCTGGCCAACGATCGGGGCTATGCGCCGCCGGCTGCTGCAGCCATTTCGGTGGTGACCAACCCCAAGGTCATTGATGAACGTTTCTCCACGCTGTCACCTCGTGAAGTCGAAGTGCTCAGGCTGTTTGTGGCCGGCAACAGTGTGGGCGACATTGCCCGTCAATTGAACCGCAGCGTCAAAACCGTGAGCACCCAAAAAGTAGCCGCCATGCAGAAGCTGGAAGTGCTTAACGACCACGCCTTGCTGACCTATTGCATCAAAGCGGACCCCTTCGAATAG
- a CDS encoding EAL domain-containing protein, translating into MKPYRVLVVEDHPFQHEYLLNVFNEVGGFTVDTVWDGDGALECLARNDYDLLLSDLLMPVMDGVQLIQKVAALRRKPALALMSASSRRMLISAGLAAKNLGISVIGLISKPVEFNSVMRLKERLELFRLNGETDPALAIEVDPLSIEWAMGNGQIQAWFQPKKSLSNGNILSAEALVRWVHPEAGLLLPKDFLSVLISHGLEERLLWLMLQQTLQAQRQWREQGWDIPVSINLPTHLLDNHALADRLRDAVIADGGEPRSIVFELMESSTTEELSNYYAGACRLRMMGFGLAQDDFGKGFSSYFNLVSTPFSELKIDRSLVHGCVENENLASALRSLVELSRKLGLTVVAEGVETQAELEFLRSIKCDQVQGFLICGAISCADFETLLLDDSSKPSPG; encoded by the coding sequence GTGAAGCCCTATCGTGTACTGGTCGTTGAGGATCACCCTTTTCAGCATGAGTATTTGCTCAACGTTTTCAATGAGGTGGGTGGCTTTACAGTTGACACCGTTTGGGATGGCGATGGCGCGCTGGAGTGTCTGGCGCGCAATGACTATGACCTGCTGCTCAGTGATTTACTCATGCCGGTCATGGATGGCGTGCAACTGATTCAGAAAGTTGCCGCCCTGAGAAGAAAACCGGCGTTGGCACTGATGAGTGCCTCGTCGCGGCGCATGTTGATCAGTGCGGGGCTGGCAGCCAAGAACCTGGGTATTTCAGTGATTGGCCTGATCTCCAAACCAGTCGAGTTCAATTCTGTCATGCGCTTGAAAGAGCGGCTGGAGCTTTTTCGCCTTAATGGTGAGACAGACCCCGCCCTGGCCATTGAGGTTGACCCGCTGAGTATCGAATGGGCGATGGGCAACGGGCAGATTCAAGCGTGGTTCCAGCCCAAGAAGTCCCTGAGCAATGGCAATATTCTCAGTGCAGAAGCGCTGGTGCGCTGGGTACACCCTGAGGCCGGCCTGTTATTGCCCAAGGACTTTCTGAGTGTGCTGATCAGCCACGGCCTGGAAGAGCGACTGTTGTGGCTGATGCTGCAACAAACCCTGCAGGCGCAAAGACAATGGCGTGAGCAGGGCTGGGACATTCCGGTGTCTATCAACCTGCCCACGCATCTGCTGGATAACCATGCGCTTGCCGACCGCCTGCGCGACGCTGTGATTGCCGATGGTGGCGAGCCGCGCAGCATCGTGTTTGAACTGATGGAAAGCTCCACCACCGAGGAACTCAGCAATTACTACGCGGGTGCCTGTCGCCTGCGCATGATGGGTTTCGGTTTGGCCCAGGATGATTTTGGCAAGGGGTTCAGCTCTTACTTCAATCTGGTTTCCACCCCGTTCAGTGAACTGAAGATCGATCGTTCGCTGGTACATGGCTGTGTTGAAAACGAGAATCTGGCCTCAGCCTTGCGCAGCCTTGTCGAGCTGAGCCGCAAGCTGGGCCTGACCGTTGTCGCTGAAGGGGTCGAGACTCAGGCCGAGCTCGAATTCCTGCGCAGTATCAAGTGTGATCAAGTGCAAGGTTTCCTGATTTGCGGCGCTATATCGTGCGCCGATTTTGAAACTCTTTTACTGGACGATAGCTCTAAGCCATCACCGGGGTAG
- a CDS encoding ATP-binding protein, producing the protein MKSTPQAARKLLHLFASGLIVAAIASSFIYLRSVFNQEVSLRRSFMNEAVFNAQDFFVSRQTLLKSLVLATVPDKKGNEAFVSVDPEEELNINLGSEAGHWSLWLTRRMTDYLHESKVNLLYVPQTDKPKVVRLFDASGSLEPLPQVVLQRLVDEGAKAYSFGDDLWLTDNRVLDSPFYLFSRLDNRNLSSGWLGIEVEVPDLVEALRSESAGDFMLLNGQGQILFTNAAQSTLVGSLQTLEPKNSFGFIGSGWLPDSLAIRKKLGYSGWQIVYAVDIKSLLPVLGGPLLGCVLLFIAICIGLRLLIVRIDRRLITPGEIRIQALVESEAFSRAVLQVAPMALCVIRRTDGTVVLENSLSQQWLGNGTERSKLCHGWISRAFDECDLRNSDEIEMEDGRLLYLAFAPTRYKGQDVLICAFSDISARKQIEVTLERARQLADRANEAKTLFLATMSHEIRTPLYGVLGTLELLARTDLNDQQNNYLKAIERSSGNLLQLICDVLDVSRIEAGQLQLELNTFSPLELIEEVVQGYSGAAQAKGLQLFALIDSTVPEWLSGDVTRIRQILNNLLNNALKFTDYGKIVLRLKMDSRDDERVMLHWQVSDTGKGIAHEEQAHLFEPFYQVESAKNVVAGTGLGLSICKRLMHLMNGTMRLVSEPGLGSSFTLHLPLVQVNEPARLSPFGELAASVVYVVSPVRELAECYCAWLRRWGARAYLGAPKPGDAPDAAVLLELHPGAARQLLEPGWTGPLVVAASDMSVAPAVDNPCWQADLSSLQNVYRALCKAQGMGMGADLEPGTAKTELKLDLRILVAEDNVINQLILRDQLEELGCTVTLVSDGLEALERWRDEDFDLLLTDVNMPKMNGYELAARLRAMNITLPIIGATANAMREESERCLNAGMNHCLIKPFTLHTLYNCLQHF; encoded by the coding sequence ATGAAATCGACCCCTCAAGCCGCCCGAAAACTTCTGCACTTATTTGCCAGCGGTTTGATCGTCGCGGCCATCGCCAGTTCGTTCATTTATTTGCGCTCGGTCTTTAACCAGGAAGTGTCCCTGCGCCGCAGTTTTATGAACGAGGCGGTATTCAATGCCCAGGATTTTTTCGTCAGTCGCCAGACGCTGCTCAAGAGCCTGGTGCTGGCGACTGTGCCTGACAAGAAAGGTAATGAAGCATTTGTCAGCGTTGATCCAGAAGAAGAGCTCAACATCAATCTGGGCAGCGAAGCCGGCCACTGGAGCCTGTGGCTGACCCGGCGGATGACGGACTATCTGCACGAAAGCAAAGTCAATCTGCTGTACGTGCCACAAACAGACAAGCCCAAGGTGGTGCGTTTGTTTGACGCTTCCGGCAGCCTGGAACCGTTGCCCCAGGTAGTGCTGCAACGTCTGGTCGATGAGGGCGCCAAGGCCTATTCATTTGGTGATGATCTGTGGCTCACGGATAACCGGGTCCTGGATTCGCCCTTTTATTTATTCTCCCGTCTTGATAACCGTAACCTGTCTTCCGGCTGGCTGGGCATTGAGGTCGAAGTGCCGGATCTGGTGGAGGCCTTGCGCAGTGAAAGTGCCGGAGACTTCATGCTGCTCAACGGTCAAGGCCAGATTCTGTTCACCAACGCCGCACAATCCACGCTGGTCGGTTCATTGCAGACGCTGGAACCCAAGAATTCGTTTGGCTTTATCGGTAGTGGCTGGTTGCCCGATAGCCTGGCAATCAGGAAGAAGCTGGGCTATTCGGGCTGGCAAATTGTGTATGCCGTAGATATCAAATCGTTATTGCCTGTATTGGGCGGGCCTTTGCTGGGCTGTGTGTTGTTGTTTATTGCAATTTGCATCGGCTTGCGATTACTGATTGTGCGTATTGATCGGCGCCTGATCACCCCGGGTGAGATACGCATTCAGGCGCTGGTTGAAAGTGAGGCGTTCAGTCGTGCCGTCTTGCAAGTTGCACCGATGGCCCTGTGTGTGATTCGGCGCACAGACGGCACTGTGGTGCTGGAAAACTCCTTGTCACAACAGTGGCTGGGTAACGGCACTGAGCGCAGCAAGTTATGTCATGGCTGGATTTCTCGCGCGTTCGATGAATGTGACTTGCGCAACAGCGATGAGATCGAAATGGAAGATGGCCGCCTTCTGTACCTGGCGTTTGCGCCCACACGCTACAAAGGTCAGGACGTACTGATTTGCGCGTTCAGTGACATCAGCGCACGCAAGCAGATTGAAGTCACCCTCGAACGTGCCCGGCAGCTGGCGGACCGGGCCAATGAGGCCAAGACCCTGTTTCTGGCTACCATGAGCCATGAAATCCGCACCCCCCTGTACGGCGTATTGGGCACCCTGGAGCTGCTGGCGCGTACCGATCTCAACGATCAGCAGAACAACTATCTCAAGGCCATCGAACGCTCATCCGGCAACTTGTTGCAGCTGATTTGCGACGTGCTGGATGTGTCACGGATCGAGGCGGGTCAACTGCAACTGGAACTCAATACCTTCAGCCCCCTGGAGCTGATAGAAGAGGTGGTTCAGGGCTACAGTGGCGCGGCTCAGGCCAAGGGCCTGCAGTTGTTTGCATTGATTGATTCGACGGTGCCCGAATGGCTCAGCGGCGATGTCACCCGTATCCGCCAGATCCTGAACAACCTGCTCAACAACGCCCTGAAATTCACCGACTACGGGAAAATCGTCCTGCGCCTGAAAATGGACAGCCGTGACGATGAGCGCGTCATGCTGCATTGGCAGGTCTCCGATACTGGCAAAGGTATTGCCCATGAAGAGCAGGCCCATCTGTTCGAGCCTTTTTATCAAGTGGAGTCAGCCAAAAACGTGGTCGCCGGTACCGGGCTGGGCCTGTCCATCTGCAAGCGTCTTATGCACTTGATGAACGGCACCATGCGCCTGGTCAGCGAGCCGGGGCTGGGCAGCAGTTTTACCCTGCATCTGCCCCTGGTGCAGGTTAACGAGCCGGCGCGTTTGAGCCCTTTCGGCGAATTGGCTGCCAGCGTTGTTTATGTGGTTTCACCCGTGCGCGAGCTGGCCGAGTGTTATTGCGCCTGGTTGCGCCGTTGGGGCGCGCGGGCTTATCTGGGCGCACCGAAACCAGGGGATGCACCCGATGCTGCTGTTTTACTGGAGCTGCATCCTGGTGCCGCCCGGCAATTGCTTGAACCTGGGTGGACGGGACCGCTGGTGGTAGCCGCCAGTGACATGTCGGTAGCTCCCGCCGTTGACAACCCTTGCTGGCAAGCGGACCTGAGCAGTTTGCAGAACGTCTATCGCGCCCTGTGCAAGGCTCAGGGCATGGGAATGGGGGCCGATCTTGAGCCGGGTACGGCGAAGACGGAACTCAAACTGGATTTGCGCATTCTGGTTGCCGAAGACAACGTGATCAATCAACTGATTCTGCGCGATCAGCTTGAAGAGTTGGGTTGCACCGTGACATTGGTCAGCGATGGCCTGGAAGCACTTGAGCGTTGGCGGGATGAGGATTTTGATCTGCTGCTGACCGACGTCAACATGCCGAAAATGAATGGCTATGAGCTGGCGGCCCGGTTGCGGGCCATGAACATCACGCTGCCGATCATTGGGGCAACGGCCAATGCCATGCGCGAGGAGAGCGAGCGCTGTCTGAATGCGGGGATGAATCATTGCCTGATCAAGCCTTTTACGCTGCACACCCTATACAACTGTCTTCAGCACTTCTAA
- a CDS encoding Dyp-type peroxidase, which produces MSHYQSSILAKPIPSQARYMFFALKSVEALPAALDTLSQWVDGKGVVAGFGSPLVLALGAKVPGLRVFPAINAMVENPSTQHALWLWLLGDDRGELLHRSQAIETALAPAFNLLQVTEGFRYGTDRDLTGYEDGTENPVDEAAVDAALVANAGAGLDGGSFVAIQQWQHDLNGFAALPSEEQDNIMGRRKSDNEELDDAPESAHVKRTAQESFTPEAFIVRRSMPWTENGKSGLMFVAFGRTLNAFEVQLRRMSGLEDGIIDGLYRYSRPLNGGYYWCPPMKDGRMDLSAVRP; this is translated from the coding sequence ATGAGTCACTACCAGTCGAGCATTCTTGCCAAACCGATACCTTCGCAAGCGCGTTACATGTTTTTCGCCCTCAAGTCAGTAGAAGCTTTGCCGGCTGCACTGGACACCTTGTCGCAGTGGGTGGATGGCAAAGGCGTGGTGGCCGGTTTTGGTTCGCCGCTGGTATTGGCACTGGGCGCGAAAGTCCCGGGCTTGCGAGTGTTTCCTGCTATCAATGCGATGGTTGAAAACCCGTCGACCCAGCACGCCCTGTGGTTGTGGTTGCTGGGTGATGACCGCGGGGAGCTGCTGCACCGCAGCCAGGCCATCGAGACTGCACTGGCGCCTGCGTTCAACCTGCTGCAAGTGACCGAAGGCTTCCGTTACGGCACTGACCGTGACCTGACCGGCTACGAAGACGGCACTGAAAACCCGGTGGACGAAGCGGCTGTGGACGCCGCCCTCGTGGCCAATGCGGGCGCCGGACTGGACGGGGGCAGCTTTGTGGCCATCCAGCAGTGGCAGCACGACCTCAACGGCTTCGCCGCACTGCCGTCCGAGGAGCAGGACAACATCATGGGCCGTCGCAAGAGCGACAACGAAGAGCTGGACGATGCGCCAGAGTCTGCCCACGTCAAACGCACCGCCCAGGAAAGCTTCACGCCAGAGGCCTTTATTGTGCGCCGCTCGATGCCGTGGACAGAAAACGGCAAGTCCGGGCTGATGTTTGTTGCCTTTGGCCGCACGCTGAACGCCTTTGAAGTGCAACTGCGGCGTATGAGCGGCCTGGAAGACGGCATTATCGATGGCCTGTATCGCTACAGCCGTCCGCTTAATGGTGGCTACTACTGGTGCCCGCCGATGAAAGACGGGCGCATGGATTTGAGTGCGGTGCGGCCGTAA
- a CDS encoding methyl-accepting chemotaxis protein, with product MRDLARHMQQAGDGIEALSDQSQVIGSIVKTISSIADQTNLLALNAAIEAARAGEQGRGFAVVADEVRQLASRTSRATEEIIGVVRQNQDMARDAVALMADGKLQAEAGLALAAEAGTVIVEIQDGAQKVVNAVGQFANQLSS from the coding sequence ATGCGCGACCTGGCCCGGCATATGCAGCAGGCGGGTGATGGTATTGAAGCCCTGAGCGATCAGTCGCAAGTGATTGGCAGCATCGTCAAGACCATCAGCTCGATTGCCGACCAGACCAACCTGCTGGCGCTCAACGCCGCCATCGAGGCCGCGCGGGCCGGGGAGCAGGGCCGTGGCTTTGCCGTCGTGGCTGACGAAGTGCGGCAATTGGCCTCGCGCACCAGCAGAGCCACTGAAGAAATCATCGGCGTGGTGCGGCAAAACCAGGACATGGCGCGTGATGCCGTGGCCCTGATGGCCGATGGCAAACTCCAGGCCGAAGCAGGGCTGGCGCTGGCCGCCGAAGCGGGCACGGTGATTGTCGAAATTCAGGATGGCGCGCAGAAAGTGGTCAACGCCGTAGGGCAGTTTGCCAACCAACTGTCGTCCTGA